The following are from one region of the Euwallacea similis isolate ESF13 chromosome 31, ESF131.1, whole genome shotgun sequence genome:
- the Nup205 gene encoding nuclear pore complex protein Nup205 has protein sequence MALAQTEDIWHSYKELKSIVWKYLNQELGSDLPSADFENILRRHKQNFFNLLQNPPKSSKKREELKNAMVDGIYLKGIGHQIITEDLYQESVILSDMYNMNELVALDLLCTAQLQMPSYPGLARGLVAILLYYDGQKALLTSLLYLVQARNGVQWSLNVKPELSRFITDYTDQLMEGGIFKRILELLRILDLTAEIEKLQDNLALGGPRHRREVTDLFNDIRVALADIMFSWSIQSGLPKNCTLALMNFLKQATLDTEATGIIDDVTLYLEMALLSAFDLSIFHTREDGEEVVQSLPILSDTTLITSLVAELLNSSPKWVCEGLQALTMFAMAVSLASLRVLPQNYIFQDAINKEDTLVDMSIEMNVFSFLHNIVLENKTLYKEQYLYNRMHNLLTDFVVHMYPKAKDLRMKANEVARTLQVYIREDLEAPGNLPRYFEFLLLSIGKFYSKNTVDPELTMSWWSPIELNSNKNLNIRIAPRSVALFKFLKLSGDMLPATLFVPFLKMLSGLSSTPETAKHCFNMLKQAGTHLSRTLSWDHFFLSFGQYYHNLRQETPPQIDTIYRLRTGYHKGVSPQELEGLHAVLLLIRTVAEHDPFARVALCEHPVWSPLGILLGLVSCSVPILLKADLLQTLAVLSQSIANASQMWENLESSQIIVTIHTTSSYAPRGIQTELDEIESRMEEYPLTRGVLQLLNNLTVFGIPKSLGAGTRNPSFDPYLSFIINSVFLTYNSRGYRDSAEKYEVALLCLKLFEKFLRCYVPKAIDFPTKNANCELSSHPGYHLMVQFNNKTETLSVILDILNDGIRLFDTYVSFHGEERVQECTLACLNIILRTLKLQNRFFMALTETSTTVILNSISKLLLSINRRSGRPDHCINIAKYISYQRHMPKHALVAVQILVHITGTATSHSHFMNILTSTHEKEELLIKGAFFQCLDSNIDDIETANKTKNEILNLLKQCMQYPAPNLTHFLIGFELTRDISKMDFQYPGVMGFSRTCLHSLLSILDSTISKIVEPPPVMITESAYHLLYILASNSKTRGPILRFVRLNKLFFPCHLKQCKTLMRKDPKCLMQMSWLLKTLAVELKTASTTKQVTYLKFLISFLGNMSSSDESNQDNMFLHQILQIEVHESKDIPDIADISTIPESNPKLLKKHASDMKLYNEACAAVVEFADAWCQVAEVLVTFMPLEILDAKEQQVFSIHLLLYLLKKVVRSQLLTAVARYLSGSVLLIMDNIKRYYLKERRHFNVLVYYLGPLKEILESLVQWIMTSDVVDGELRINLYAALVTFLQLISSIQSEPPKVSVSASENLYVALLDGSRHHLETQDNDVTISTDLLGDFGDKLMAVVCHDCIGGQEICKILAMSSFSHLMTLSGNVGWQSYLSGHGFLKHIIQSLLDGNDELRTMLEPGGENAKALYLYSAKVLLLVRLAGSKVGAQMILEQNLLGVFSKMNVFSSHPEISKIWHNDALTKDKFLPSPDVHYLQIFLPTLEICNAILTTLGTENQSAVGQIMFFLISHLDVVELILRSGDTALSATYLKELALLTSVISRTANNDLINVLENPNLVCSNRAHLYRVQRLMLNLIPKFLLSEENVKTLLMHPDSDTISFQTSDRLLYGLQIAANLLWYPRNVIANNDVEHGEVGVLFYPSLYDPQLHSLQNKSIGHTNEQEPSLGSIVQQLLHTVNYQHQGKVTLDLLTRKINEIPDMNSMDLKPLIEDHMDMYDLEVKRERAYEIISEKLAKKKREMEYCALIIENSLYVIWAHLDYFLLRAVPNPRSTTYIHPVSNASGTEVFPSGHSDPIAKVSTEIVTGLKQGLVALFNDSFSKRLLETSQDRPELDRGFIDALLRKIKRLVQFVRVR, from the exons ATGGCCCTGGCTCAAACAGAAGATATATGGCACTCCTACAAAGAGCTGAAGAGTATAGTGtggaaatatttgaatcaAGAACTTGGGTCTGATTTACCGTCCGCTgactttgaaaatattcttcgGAGGcataaacaaaacttttttaaccTGTTGCAAAATCCT CccaaaagttcaaaaaaaagagaagaacTTAAAAATGCCATGGTGGATGGTATTTATCTGAAAGGCATAGGTCATCAAATAATAACAGAAGATCTATACCAAGAATCAGTTATTTTATCTGATATGTATAATATGAATGAACTTGTTGCCCTTGATTTACTGTGCACTGCCCAGTTGCAAATGCCTTCTTATCCTG GTCTAGCTAGAGGGCTTGTTGCCATACTCCTTTATTATGATGGTCAAAAGGCACTATTGACTTCATTGCTGTATTTAGTGCAAGCCAGAAATGGTGTACAGTGGAGTCTTAATGTAAAACCTGAGTTGTCTAGGTTCATAACAGATTACACAGATCAATTAATGGAAGGTGGTATTTTTAAACGAATTCTGGAACTATTAAGAATATTAGATTTAACTgctgaaattgaaaaacttcaaGATAATTTAGCACTGG gTGGGCCTAGACATCGCAGAGAAGTCACAGATCTTTTCAATGATATTAGAGTTGCCTTAGCAGATATAATGTTTTCCTGGTCTATACAGAGTGGACTTCCAAAAAATTGTACTTTAGCTTTAATGAACTTTTTAAAGCAAGCTACATTAGATACAGAAGCCACAGGAATTATAGATGATGTCACTCTGTATTTAGAA ATGGCTCTATTATCAGCCTTTGATCTGAGCATTTTTCATACAAGAGAAGATGGAGAGGAAGTGGTGCAATcattgcctattttatcagaCACAACTTTAATCACATCTCTGGTCGCAGAATTACTGAATTCATCTCCTAAGTGGGTTTGTGAAGGTTTGCAAGCCTTAACTATGTTTGCCATGGCAGTATCTTTGGCATCCTTAAGGGTTCTTcctcaaaactacatttttcaAGACGCCATAAATAAAGAGGATACTTTGGTGGATATGTCCATTGAAATGAAtgtatttagttttttacataatatagtgttggaaaataaaactCTTTATAAG gaacaatatttatataacagaATGCACAATTTACTGACTGATTTTGTGGTTCATATGTATCCAAAAGCAAAAGATTTAAGAATGAAGGCAAATGAAGTTGCCCGGACTTTACAAGTTTATATTAGAGAAGATTTGGAAGCGCCTGGTAACTTGCCCAG GTACTTTGAGTTTCTACTCTTATCAATAGGAAAGTTCTACAGTAAAAATACTGTAGATCCTGAGTTAACTATGAGTTGGTGGAGCCCTATTGAGCtcaattctaataaaaatttaaacataagaatagcTCCGCGTTCAGTAGCCCTCTTTAAGTTTTTGAAGCTTTCTG GAGACATGCTCCCTGCTACTCTTTTTGTTCCATTTCTTAAAATGTTAAGTGGCCTTTCATCTACCCCAGAAACAGCAAAGCATTGCTTTAACATGCTGAAGCAAGCTG GGACCCATTTATCAAGGACTTTAAGCTGGGATCACTTCTTTCTATCGTTTGGCCAATACTACCACAATCTCCGACAAGAAACGCCGCCTCAAATCGATACAATATATCGGTTAAGGACGGGGTATCACAAAGGTGTTAGTCCCCAAGAACTCGAAG GACTGCATGCAGTACTCCTTTTGATACGTACAGTAGCTGAACACGACCCGTTTGCACGTGTTGCATTATGTGAACATCCTGTGTGGTCTCCTCTAGGTATCCTTTTGG GGTTGGTGAGCTGCTCCGTTCCAATCTTGTTGAAAGCCGATTTACTTCAAACGTTAGCAGTGTTATCTCAGTCTATAGCTAATGCCAGTCAAATGTGGGAGAACTTGGAATCTTCTCAAATAATAGTTACCATACATACGACATCTAGTTATGCACCCAG AGGAATTCAAACGGAGTTGGATGAAATCGAGTCAAGGATGGAAGAATATCCTCTAACAAGGGGTGTCCTGCAGCTTTTAAACAATCTCACAGTCTTTGGAATACCAAAGTCATTAGGGGCTGGAACGAGAAATCCCAGTTTTGACCCTTATTTATCATTCATTATTAACTCTGTCTTTCTGACATATAACTCTAG AGGTTATAGAGACTCTGCTGAAAAGTACGAAGTTGCCCTCTTGTGCTTAAAgctttttgaaaagtttttgagATGTTATGTTCCAAAGGCTATTGATTTTCCAACGAAGAATGCCAATTGTGAATTGAGTAGTCATCCAGGATACCATTTGATGGTACAGTTTAACAACAAGACAGAAACTCTGAGTGTGATTCTGGACATACTTAATGATGGAATTAGGCTTTTTGACACTTACGTATCGTTTCATGGAGAAGAGAGAGTGCAGGAATGTACTTTGGCGtgtttgaatattatattgcGAACATTAAAGCttcaaaatcgattttttat GGCTCTGACGGAAACGTCAACAACCGTGATATTAAATAGCATCAGCAAACTTCTTTTGTCTATCAACAGGAGATCCGGAAGGCCTGATCATTGCATCAATATAGCCAAATATATCAGTTATCAGAGACATATGCCTAAACACGCATTAGTAGCCGTTCAAATATTAGTGCATATAACCGGAACGGCTACTAGCCATAGCCATTTTATGAATATTCTGACGTCAACACACGAAAAAGAAGAATTATTGATTAAAGGAGCCTTTTTCCAATGTTTAGATTCAAATATTGATGACATAGAGACAgctaataaaactaaaaatgaaatattaaatttactgaAGCAATGCATGCAGTACCCTGCTCCGAATTTAACTCATTTTCTCATTGGTTTTGAGCTGACACGTGACATATCGAAGATGGACTTTCAGTATCCAGGAGTCATGGGGTTTTCCAGAACTTGTTTACACTCTTTACTGTCAATTTTAGATTCCACAATTTCCAAAATAGTAGAGCCTCCCCCGGTGATGATAACAGAATCTGCTTACCATCTGCTTTACATTCTTGCTTCTAATTCGAAGACAAGGGGGCCTATTTTGAGGTTTGTGAGGCTTAATAAGCTTTTTTTTCCATGTCACTTAAAACAGTGCAAAACACTAATGAGGaaag ATCCGAAATGTTTGATGCAAATGTCATGGTTGTTGAAAACCTTGGCAGTTGAACTAAAAACGGCCAGTACTACCAAACAGGTTACATATCTTAAGTTCCTAATAAGCTTTCTGGGAAACATGTCATCAAGTGATGAGTCCAATCAAGATAACATGTTTTTGCATCAGATTTTACAAATAGAAGTACACGAGTCGAAAG ATATTCCGGATATAGCTGATATCTCAACAATCCCCGAATCAAACCCGAAACTGTTGAAAAAACACGCAAGCGATATGAAATTGTATAATGAAGCATGTGCGGCTGTGGTAGAATTTGCAGATGCGTGGTGCCAAGTGGCTGAGGTACTTGTCACTTTCATGccattggaaattttagaCGCAAAGGAACAACAAGTATTTAGCATTCATTTGCTTctatatttacttaaaaaagtaGTCCGGTCCCAGTTGTTGACCGCTGTTGCGAGATATTTGTCAGGATCAGTACTGCTGATAATGGATAATATTAAAAG GTATTATTTGAAGGAAAGAAGACACTTCAACGTGCTGGTTTATTATTTAGG GCCACTCAAAGAAATCTTGGAATCTCTAGTCCAATGGATAATGACCTCGGATGTCGTAGATGGAGAACTTCGCATTAATCTCTACGCAGCTCTTGTCACCTTTCTACAACTAATAAGTAGTATACAGTCTGAGCCACCAAAAGTGTCAGTGTCAGCCAGTGAAAATTTATATGTAGCACTTCTAGATGGTTCCAG gcACCATCTCGAAACGCAAGATAATGACGTTACGATATCTACAGATTTGTTGGGGGATTTTGGAGATAAATTGATGGCAGTTGTGTGTCACGATTGCATTGGAGGTCAAGAAATATGCAAAATTCTTGCCATGtccagttttagtcatttaatGACCTTAAGCGGGAATGTAGGATGGCAAAGTTACCTTTCAGGTCACGGGTTTTTAAAGCATATCATACAAAGCTTATTAGATGGCAATGACGAGTTACGAACGATGTTGGAACCGGGCGGCGAAAATGCCAAAGCATTGTATTTATATTCGGCGAAGGTTTTGCTCTTGGTACGATTGGCTG GTTCCAAAGTGGGTGCTCAAATGATCTTAGAACAGAACCTACTGGGAGTTTTTAGCAAGATGAATGTCTTTAGTTCTCACCCGGAAATATCCAAAATCTGGCATAACGACGCCCTCACCAAAGATAAGTTTCTTCCCTCCCCGGATGTGCACTATCTACAAATATTCTTACCTACATTAGAGATTTGCAATGCCATATTAACAACTCTGGGTACGGAAAACCAGTCTGCTGTGGgtcaaataatgtttttcttaatcAGTCATCTAGATGTAGTTGAACTGATATTGAG ATCAGGGGATACTGCCTTATCTGCGACATATCTAAAAGAATTGGCCCTTCTAACATCTGTAATATCTAGAACTGCCAACAATGACCTTATCAACGTTTTGGAAAATCCTAATCTCGTATGCAGTAATAGGGCGCATTTGTATCGCGTGCAACGACTCATGTTAAATCTAATTCCAAAGTTTTTGTTATCTGAGGAGAATGTTAAAAC GTTATTAATGCATCCCGATTCAGACACAATTTCGTTCCAAACATCTGACAGACTGTTGTACGGTTTGCAGATTGCTGCAAATCTCTTATGGTACCCTCGGAACGTCATAGCCAATAATGACGTTGAACATGGTGAAGTTGGCGTCCTATTTTATCCATCGTTATACGATCCACAACTCCATTCACTCCAAAATAAATCTATTGGTCACACGAACGAACAGGAGCCAAGTTTAG GTTCGATTGTACAGCAGTTGCTACACACGGTAAATTATCAACATCAAGGCAAGGTGACTCTTGACTTGCTTAcgagaaaaattaatgaaattcccGATATGAATTCCATGGATTTAAAACCCTTAATTGAAGATCATATGGACATGTATGATCTTGAAGTTAAAAGGGAACGAGCCtatgaaataatttcagaaaaactCGCGAAGAAG AAAAGAGAAATGGAGTATTGCGCCCTTATCATTGAAAACTCCCTGTATGTGATTTGGGCCCACTTGGATTATTTCTTGCTACGTGCTGTGCCTAATCCCCGAAGTACCACTTATATTCACCCAGTTTCCAATGCGAGTGGCACGGAAG TCTTTCCGTCTGGACACTCTGATCCTATCGCCAAAGTGTCAACAGAAATTGTAACAGGCCTGAAACAAGGTTTGGTGGCTCTTTTTAATGACAGCTTTAGCAAGCGATTATTAGAAACGTCACAG GATCGACCTGAGCTTGATAGAGGATTCATCGACGCACTACTACGTAAAATTAAGAGACTGGTTCAATTCGTGCGTGTTCGCTAA
- the LOC136417968 gene encoding calcium/calmodulin-dependent protein kinase type 1B-like, whose amino-acid sequence MANNPHKSHVPHVNEGFKKSIKNFDLREIIGAGTFSEVYRAYNRETKEILALKCFRQEIRTMVHYEFAAAAKEIAIMKILTHPNIITLKIYEISRTHVYIGTEYAAFGNLQDFLKDFKNISETIVKRIMIQLMSGLDYMHTLGIFHGDLKPHNVICTSMKPDGPEIKICDFGLSEIKLKGQILNYKCGSLLYMAPEVVLRHPVDVTCDLWSAGVIMYNAIFNRTLFNVTEKEKEKWCSLLNRRTLPDFQGSERYSKKCIDFLKGLLTYDKSLRTQGDALRKHPFMNIEPQFVLQYENYFFTRAKGHADSGFQHSKNNKFGEALVDAMQTVIELKIQYNLSETESDRMFLRKKWIDYEKFISYLERTLLTLPSFELNPTEVISDEAFRKHLTSTPRLADGFDIGCAAEMFLKEGNKEKALDMFHQALQAILPIMKKEPKSNRKEILGRRCKQWIEYVEKLTGEHDINDINFTMSSSTTS is encoded by the exons aTGGCTAACAATCCTCACAAATCGCATGTCCCCCATGTAAATGagggatttaaaaaatccataaaaaattttgacctTCGAGAAATTATTGGAGCTGGCACATTTTCAGAAGTTTATAGAGCCTACAACAGG gaaactaaagaaattttagcTTTGAAGTGCTTTCGACAGGAAATACGTACTATGGTGCATTATGAATTTGCTGCTGCTGCCAAGGAAATAGCAATCATGAAGATTTTAACACATCCTAACATCATTACCTTAAAGATTTATGAAATCAGCAGAAC ACACGTTTACATTGGAACTGAATATGCAGCCTTTGGGAACcttcaggattttttaaaagatttcaaGAACATTTCCGAAACGATAGTTAAGCGTATTATGATACAACTAATGTCTGGATTGGATTACATGCATACATTGGGAATTTTCCATGGCGATTTAAAGCCTCATAATGTCATTTGCACCAGTATGAAACCTGATGGCCCTGAAATCAAAATATGTGATTTTGG CTTATCTGAAATAAAGTTAAAGGGCcagattttaaattacaagTGTGGTTCCTTATTGTACATGGCCCCTGAAGTTGTATTGAGGCATCCTGTAGATGTAACTTGTGATTTGTGGTCAGCAGGAGTTATAATGTATAATGCAATCTTCAACCGCACTCTTTTTAATGTaacagaaaaggaaaaagaaaaatggtgTAGCCTACTGAACAGAAGAACATTACCTGAT TTTCAAGGAAGCGaaagatattcaaaaaaatgcatCGATTTCCTCAAAGGTCTTTTAACTTACGACAAATCACTGAGGACACAAGGTGATGCATTGAGGAAACATCCATTCATGAATATTGAGCCTCAATTTGTGCTACAATATGagaattacttttttacaAGAGCTAAAGGTCATGCAGATTCTGGTTTCCAacattccaaaaataacaaatttggcGAGGCCCTTGTTGATGCCATGCAAACTGtgattgaattaaaaattcaatataaccTATCTGAAACTGAGAGTGATAGAAtgtttcttagaaaaaaatggattGACTATGAGAAATTCATATCATACTTAGAAAGGACACTTCTGACTTTACCATCCTTTGAATTAAACCCCACTGAGGTTATAAGTGATGAAGCATTTCGAAAGCATTTAACATCAACGCCAAGATTGGCTGATGGTTTTGATATCGGCTGCGCAgctgaaatgtttttaaaggaAGGGAACAAAGAGAAAGCATTAGATATGTTTCATCAAGCCTTACAAGCAATTTTGCctataatgaaaaaagaacCAAAGTCAAATCGGAAAGAAATTCTGGGACGCAGG TGTAAACAGTGGATAGAGTATGTAGAAAAGTTAACAGGTGAACATGATATCAACGATATCAATTTCACTATGTCTTCCTCCACGACGTCATAA